In the Paraburkholderia caribensis genome, one interval contains:
- a CDS encoding nSTAND3 domain-containing NTPase, with the protein MELKGILLSGCLFLAMTDKDYEPSSGTTSLLGYLYQLDVSVWSALVLMLEQNATACLEIEPASEEDLESDVEDEPPVATEVAYVASYRLVIQCKTRSTGPWKRTDVSNLVDAGVRREKVKDRLLDANIRYVLVTNAAVEGVLIDIETDSLHRWPAAGKLPKTLKDKLPADADGRFAILSSLDTERLNYRTEALLARTCHIPSGLVHDCREEFRRTVLGRMRGEAGGVLSREDAIRIVIKYKGYVGQSPDLEDFVRPSNWAELKSSLDEKHAVIIAGPSGSGKTSAGKALVADLRDELPGLNVEYVEGGPEKVREYRGPLPVVFEVEDPWGRFELEPKAKAWRHGITEVLRSASVDRKIVITTRGDMLVESKAQPHKKWFVTLDETSYSSPKRIELFERFANKLPRHLQERILPYRKDAVDELTTPLFMQLYFDAVAEGPAAKESDRSFVNRCLKQAEEESIEVSLVRKVDDSKEHRWAMVLWAAFKVQANQSSKQLRDLEDALFERDDSLEDGFFNLIELLTAGHYLRERSDVFTFRHPRVDLGLRNVVLGQKRLAAKTLRLVVQALASYDAEGASRVLRAARRLDDFRLQIDPDSQSAIDAWLRDRLTSVGPDFDDDLDLAAVTGSPQSPVTLLANWLNDKSDARRYFMDDWIPRALDENDFALLVADPATRPICAGFIRNKLPRVNGFYSDGFADDLLRLTDGLNEAFIDAALDIVQDGFNSNANVIVAGAIANLEAFERVVDASVKYDAKVSQGDEDDFYLRKLNGEFDEEAAEHHLENRSEDAHTARSFLEAYADRVRSIKGWEALDQHRHAEHLRFFWARAIRLATEVPPTDEEWLALASRLFDTAEEDDLWDAIGDQLPACLLPFLEKRIEQGADKHSIRQEAELVLARLNSEGIPGLIESLEQRKAYSRICELALDIKNATTHAWMDEGRDAVAKICDAAAPSTEAVVRAILDPASATALDGDARAILERIDAGNNNVLRVAQAEILAKSGDSNIADLLQTALRVGTENTEDEVEAITKAVGLAGRLDIDPIVEYALTHRFADVRRIALELEARHFPNVLPDGLLAFAEDPGNRVRKQLLALLAVRKDRRHEGALLKLAADTWSTHYERYGEDSSFPIAVEAASVFGTYPCLEIDIAERIIEIAKATSDPDVRRGLLNSLLTNGSHDVRREVTRLAVDLTDRVMALAVCNALVALIGVADASLEFPISARLIEEAPPSIAARLSLLAGIATPDEELAALAKEIAGNTQKRALLVPAWIGASTLDREIASSLERLIPANVVEALSAALSPDSLSPRDLLDDMGDVRTVRAVRQFLARFFVE; encoded by the coding sequence TTGGAACTGAAGGGAATATTGCTATCTGGTTGCCTTTTCCTCGCTATGACTGACAAAGACTACGAACCCTCCAGCGGGACCACCTCATTGCTGGGCTACCTCTATCAACTGGACGTTTCAGTATGGTCTGCCTTGGTGCTGATGCTTGAGCAGAATGCGACAGCCTGTCTGGAAATTGAGCCGGCAAGCGAGGAGGACCTGGAATCGGACGTCGAAGATGAGCCGCCCGTCGCGACGGAAGTCGCATATGTCGCGTCATATCGTCTCGTTATCCAGTGCAAAACTCGGTCTACGGGGCCGTGGAAGCGTACCGACGTGTCCAACCTGGTCGACGCGGGCGTTCGACGCGAGAAAGTGAAAGACCGGCTCCTAGACGCCAATATTCGATACGTTTTGGTGACTAATGCGGCCGTTGAGGGCGTTCTCATCGACATCGAGACTGATAGTCTGCACCGTTGGCCGGCTGCTGGGAAGTTGCCTAAGACCCTGAAAGATAAGCTGCCGGCTGACGCTGATGGACGATTTGCCATCCTGTCCTCTCTTGACACTGAGCGGCTCAACTACCGGACCGAGGCGCTCTTGGCCCGCACATGCCATATACCGTCGGGGCTCGTTCACGATTGCCGCGAAGAGTTTCGCCGAACCGTGCTAGGGCGGATGCGCGGCGAGGCTGGTGGTGTTCTATCTCGCGAAGATGCGATACGCATAGTCATTAAATACAAAGGTTACGTAGGTCAATCGCCGGATCTAGAAGACTTTGTTCGCCCCAGCAACTGGGCGGAACTCAAAAGTTCGCTCGATGAAAAGCATGCCGTCATCATCGCAGGGCCTTCCGGGAGCGGAAAGACCAGCGCGGGAAAAGCACTGGTTGCCGACTTGCGGGACGAGTTGCCCGGCCTTAACGTCGAGTATGTGGAAGGCGGACCAGAAAAGGTAAGGGAGTACCGGGGCCCGCTCCCGGTTGTTTTCGAGGTGGAGGATCCTTGGGGGCGGTTCGAACTGGAGCCGAAAGCGAAGGCATGGCGACATGGAATCACCGAAGTACTCCGGAGCGCAAGCGTCGATCGCAAAATTGTCATTACGACCCGAGGCGACATGTTGGTCGAGAGCAAAGCGCAACCTCACAAAAAGTGGTTCGTCACTCTCGACGAGACAAGCTACAGTTCGCCGAAGAGAATCGAGCTGTTTGAGCGATTTGCCAACAAACTGCCTCGCCATCTCCAGGAGCGGATTCTCCCATATCGAAAGGACGCTGTTGACGAGTTAACCACGCCCTTGTTCATGCAGTTGTACTTCGATGCGGTTGCGGAGGGCCCAGCAGCGAAAGAAAGCGATCGCTCGTTTGTCAACCGATGTCTCAAACAGGCGGAAGAGGAGTCGATTGAAGTTTCGCTGGTGAGGAAGGTCGATGACTCCAAAGAGCATAGATGGGCGATGGTTCTATGGGCCGCATTTAAGGTCCAAGCGAATCAGAGCAGCAAGCAGCTGCGGGATCTTGAGGATGCGCTATTCGAGCGAGATGACTCGCTCGAGGATGGATTCTTTAATCTGATTGAACTACTTACTGCGGGTCATTACCTTCGCGAGCGAAGCGACGTTTTTACCTTTCGTCACCCGCGAGTGGATCTGGGGCTGCGCAACGTAGTTCTTGGCCAAAAGCGCTTGGCAGCGAAAACGTTGAGACTGGTTGTTCAAGCGCTGGCTTCCTATGACGCCGAAGGCGCGTCGAGAGTGCTACGTGCTGCGCGGCGACTCGACGACTTCCGTCTGCAAATCGATCCGGATAGCCAGAGCGCGATTGATGCATGGCTCCGGGACCGCCTGACGAGTGTGGGGCCCGACTTTGACGATGACCTGGATCTGGCGGCGGTTACTGGTTCTCCTCAGTCTCCGGTCACCCTGCTGGCGAATTGGCTTAATGACAAGTCCGACGCGCGCAGATATTTTATGGACGACTGGATTCCACGGGCACTAGACGAGAACGACTTCGCCCTTCTGGTCGCCGATCCGGCCACACGGCCTATTTGCGCGGGTTTCATCCGCAACAAACTTCCGCGAGTCAACGGATTCTATTCAGACGGTTTTGCTGATGACTTGCTCCGCCTGACCGATGGGCTTAATGAGGCCTTTATCGATGCAGCCTTGGACATCGTTCAGGACGGTTTCAATTCAAACGCTAACGTCATAGTTGCTGGCGCGATCGCAAATCTTGAAGCCTTCGAGCGGGTTGTAGATGCATCGGTGAAATATGACGCCAAGGTCTCGCAAGGCGATGAGGACGATTTTTATCTGCGTAAGCTTAATGGTGAGTTTGACGAAGAAGCAGCCGAGCATCATTTAGAGAATCGCAGCGAAGATGCTCACACTGCACGCAGCTTCCTCGAGGCGTATGCTGACCGGGTCAGAAGCATCAAGGGCTGGGAAGCGCTCGACCAGCATAGACACGCTGAACATTTGCGATTTTTCTGGGCGCGCGCGATTCGTCTTGCTACGGAGGTACCTCCGACTGACGAGGAGTGGCTGGCACTGGCATCAAGATTGTTTGACACAGCCGAAGAAGATGATTTGTGGGACGCAATTGGTGATCAACTTCCGGCGTGTTTGCTGCCTTTTCTCGAGAAGAGGATCGAGCAAGGAGCTGACAAGCATTCAATTCGGCAAGAGGCTGAGCTCGTTCTTGCGCGTTTAAATTCCGAAGGAATTCCGGGGTTGATTGAAAGTCTGGAGCAAAGAAAAGCGTACTCGCGTATTTGCGAGCTTGCGTTAGACATTAAAAACGCCACCACACATGCATGGATGGATGAGGGGAGAGACGCGGTTGCCAAAATCTGCGATGCGGCCGCCCCTAGCACAGAAGCGGTAGTGCGCGCGATTCTGGATCCCGCCAGTGCGACCGCCTTGGACGGCGACGCTCGCGCCATACTCGAAAGGATCGATGCAGGGAACAACAATGTCCTTCGCGTGGCACAAGCCGAGATATTGGCGAAAAGCGGCGATTCCAATATAGCAGACCTGCTGCAGACTGCCTTGCGCGTTGGCACGGAAAACACGGAGGATGAGGTCGAAGCCATCACGAAGGCGGTCGGTCTCGCGGGGCGTTTGGATATTGACCCGATTGTCGAATATGCATTGACACATCGCTTCGCCGATGTGCGGCGAATTGCGCTTGAGCTGGAAGCGCGTCATTTTCCAAACGTGCTACCGGACGGACTTCTGGCTTTTGCCGAAGACCCGGGAAATCGAGTCCGCAAACAACTTCTTGCGCTACTCGCTGTCCGCAAAGACCGACGACATGAGGGGGCGCTGTTGAAACTTGCGGCGGATACGTGGAGCACGCACTACGAACGGTATGGCGAAGATTCGTCGTTTCCGATCGCAGTTGAAGCAGCCAGCGTCTTCGGAACATATCCATGCCTGGAAATCGACATCGCCGAAAGAATCATTGAGATAGCAAAGGCTACGTCTGACCCCGATGTTCGGCGAGGGCTGCTGAACAGTCTGCTAACAAATGGATCGCACGATGTGCGTCGCGAAGTAACTCGCCTCGCTGTAGATTTAACTGACCGTGTGATGGCGTTAGCCGTCTGCAATGCTCTTGTTGCGCTAATCGGTGTTGCTGACGCTAGCCTCGAATTTCCAATCAGTGCGCGGCTGATTGAGGAGGCGCCGCCGTCGATTGCAGCGAGACTCTCGTTGCTGGCAGGAATCGCAACTCCCGACGAAGAGTTGGCTGCTCTTGCGAAGGAGATCGCAGGCAACACTCAGAAGCGGGCATTGCTTGTGCCGGCATGGATTGGCGCAAGTACGCTCGATAGGGAAATCGCGTCTTCGCTTGAGCGGCTGATTCCGGCAAACGTCGTCGAGGCGCTCAGCGCGGCGCTATCACCAGATTCGCTGTCACCACGAGATCTACTGGACGATATGGGCGACGTCCGGACAGTCAGAGCCGTTCGACAGTTCCTTGCCCGGTTCTTCGTCGAATAG
- a CDS encoding ATP-dependent helicase produces MSASTYSPTEQQQKIIEHDGTIFVTACPGAGKTRTMVERARKILSQVSDRRGVAFLSFTNAAVDELQIRLNAFGVLPSPLFPSFIGTFDRFLWQFLISPFGIPDCDAEPKLVPDKDDWQVVPFPGAHALSLRCFDRATGKVDPASAKKEGFDVQARSIKAHETRALSILKTARGNGQIDFDDVRVFVRKRLDDGAFAERVGRALAARFSEIVVDEAQDCNPADLQVVDWLRKSGIVVKVICDPNQSIYEFRGGVTDELEKFSNTFGTENCLHMSGNFRSTPAICLANVALRPPSSRANPDRPLGRYRDDLTPVHIISYNGAGVSEKIGLAFQRIVNGQGMPLNSSPVLASTRASACRAIGQPTVGPTTHMTLLLAEAAMNYHFAFAVGARRDTLIRLHRVILLVQGHISSLGDYHAYLSSEGIEDGRWRPDVIALANGLSFEPPQTVDQWLEKARELLAPRCTGQSTIKMRLKAHQGLGDALAGAPFDLPPARTIHSVKGLEFPAVCVVMTTKTAGGILDLLEGKASPDSDEEARKIYVAASRAERLLAIAVPKSRASRLQAILTGFECATQLHQV; encoded by the coding sequence ATGAGCGCTTCGACCTACTCGCCGACCGAACAGCAACAGAAAATTATTGAGCACGATGGAACCATTTTTGTGACAGCGTGCCCGGGTGCTGGAAAAACAAGGACCATGGTGGAGCGAGCCCGGAAAATATTGAGTCAAGTATCCGATCGGCGTGGCGTCGCATTTCTCTCGTTTACCAACGCAGCAGTTGACGAGTTGCAGATCCGTCTAAATGCCTTTGGTGTGCTTCCGTCCCCGCTATTCCCGAGCTTCATTGGGACCTTCGATCGATTCCTGTGGCAGTTCCTTATCTCACCGTTCGGAATCCCAGACTGCGACGCGGAGCCTAAACTAGTCCCAGACAAGGACGATTGGCAGGTTGTACCGTTCCCTGGTGCCCATGCACTTAGCCTGCGATGCTTCGACAGAGCGACGGGGAAGGTCGATCCAGCATCCGCCAAGAAGGAAGGCTTTGATGTCCAAGCCCGTTCGATTAAGGCACATGAAACGCGGGCGCTCTCGATACTCAAAACTGCGAGAGGCAATGGTCAGATAGATTTCGATGATGTGCGTGTCTTCGTGCGGAAACGCCTGGACGACGGAGCATTCGCGGAGCGTGTTGGGAGAGCACTTGCCGCACGATTTTCCGAGATCGTGGTCGATGAGGCTCAAGACTGCAATCCCGCTGATCTTCAGGTCGTTGATTGGTTACGAAAATCCGGGATCGTCGTGAAGGTTATCTGCGACCCCAACCAATCAATCTACGAGTTTCGAGGCGGCGTTACAGACGAATTGGAAAAATTTTCGAACACGTTCGGTACTGAAAATTGCCTCCACATGAGCGGAAATTTCCGCTCCACTCCCGCAATCTGCCTCGCCAACGTAGCGCTCCGACCGCCGTCTTCACGCGCTAATCCTGACCGACCGCTGGGTCGTTATCGGGACGATTTAACGCCCGTGCACATCATTTCTTATAACGGTGCTGGAGTCTCCGAGAAAATCGGTCTTGCGTTTCAGAGAATCGTAAATGGACAAGGTATGCCCCTGAATAGCTCACCAGTGCTGGCCTCTACACGCGCTAGTGCATGCAGAGCAATCGGGCAGCCGACAGTTGGGCCGACGACGCATATGACGCTTCTGCTCGCCGAAGCCGCGATGAATTATCATTTTGCCTTCGCTGTCGGGGCCCGACGGGATACTCTGATTAGATTGCACCGTGTCATCCTACTAGTTCAAGGGCATATCAGTTCTTTAGGTGACTACCATGCTTACCTCTCAAGCGAGGGGATTGAGGATGGGAGATGGCGTCCCGATGTTATAGCGCTCGCAAACGGTTTGAGCTTCGAACCACCGCAGACCGTTGACCAATGGTTAGAGAAAGCAAGGGAGCTATTGGCACCCAGATGCACTGGCCAGTCAACTATCAAAATGCGACTCAAAGCTCATCAAGGCTTGGGTGATGCTTTGGCTGGTGCCCCATTCGACCTACCGCCGGCGCGCACTATTCACTCTGTTAAAGGTCTCGAATTTCCCGCCGTCTGCGTCGTAATGACGACCAAGACTGCAGGCGGAATTCTCGACCTTCTTGAAGGGAAGGCTTCTCCGGATTCTGACGAGGAAGCTCGAAAGATTTATGTCGCAGCGTCTCGTGCGGAACGACTCCTTGCTATCGCTGTTCCCAAAAGCCGGGCGTCACGTCTTCAGGCAATCCTCACAGGTTTCGAGTGCGCTACGCAACTACATCAAGTGTGA
- a CDS encoding ATP-dependent nuclease has translation MYLKNLTINSFRSFDQAEIELQKELTVFVGENNGGKSNAIDAIRLLTTPLGGRREIYCEPTDVRFQSANSCFELEGRFAELSTGQQGRFLSAATDPSLRQASFGLRFDAARVGAKPVLWAGREGNAPEPGCHEMVRHVYLPTLRDAQRSLASGNPTRIMALLNHFLEGTTPAQLAKELARTRSHDVLVKVEGAVAKSLTALTSGVRRQTASLGFSSDEALVDIARDLRFKLADHGVDPEDLRYSGHGYANLLFMAIIAVELEKVRSADLTLFLVEEPEAHLHPQLQAAVLSFLGDQAEQSRKNPPANYAPAGELQVIVATHSPNLSAWVSSDRLVVFKSVVAPTSQASTDSTIEPVVADAAVIESSVAIHKAEGTDADADVLAATMTAAALRRSTCCIPLSQMPLDPLERRKVDRYLDVTKAALLFGGRVLLVEGIAEALLLPVIAKKYTLKDHPDKLRLFRSAVFVPIDGVDFSPYATLLLTGVNGARIADRVVILTDGDKGAGDDEDDDEDEDTPAEAADDASDLGEGPIPGELRKAKLTKLAQTLDASEHLVAITSVYSLETELIEAGNADTLREAYLALHPKSKKKWDSAVALSGDERAKKIHKIFKKTRKGDFAQILARMIEDGEAFTVPGYIAQAIEEVVAI, from the coding sequence ATGTATCTCAAGAATTTAACGATAAATAGCTTCCGGTCGTTCGATCAGGCAGAAATCGAACTCCAGAAAGAGCTGACGGTCTTCGTCGGCGAAAACAATGGCGGAAAAAGTAATGCTATTGATGCGATTCGTTTGCTTACTACGCCGCTAGGCGGTCGACGGGAGATTTATTGCGAGCCCACAGATGTGCGTTTCCAGAGTGCTAACAGTTGTTTTGAGCTCGAAGGGCGTTTCGCAGAACTCTCAACCGGCCAGCAAGGACGATTCCTCTCTGCTGCCACGGATCCCTCTCTGAGGCAGGCCTCTTTTGGACTGCGCTTCGATGCTGCGCGGGTAGGCGCAAAGCCGGTCCTCTGGGCCGGTAGGGAGGGAAATGCGCCGGAACCTGGCTGCCATGAGATGGTTCGGCATGTATATTTGCCCACTCTACGCGACGCACAGCGCTCGCTGGCGTCGGGAAATCCCACGCGCATCATGGCGCTTTTGAACCACTTCCTTGAAGGGACAACGCCAGCACAACTCGCGAAGGAGCTCGCGAGAACTCGCTCGCACGATGTGCTGGTCAAGGTGGAAGGTGCAGTCGCCAAGAGTCTGACAGCGCTTACCTCGGGCGTGCGCCGGCAGACTGCTTCGCTTGGGTTTTCAAGCGATGAAGCTTTGGTGGACATCGCCCGCGACCTCCGATTCAAACTGGCAGACCACGGAGTCGACCCTGAGGATCTCCGCTACTCAGGGCATGGATATGCCAATCTGCTGTTCATGGCGATTATCGCTGTTGAACTGGAGAAGGTCCGGTCGGCCGACTTGACGCTATTCCTCGTCGAAGAGCCCGAGGCGCATCTCCACCCCCAACTTCAGGCGGCCGTTCTTTCGTTCTTGGGTGATCAGGCGGAACAGTCACGTAAGAATCCACCTGCTAACTATGCACCAGCGGGCGAGCTTCAGGTCATCGTCGCGACTCATTCTCCGAATCTGTCCGCATGGGTTAGCAGTGATCGGCTGGTCGTGTTCAAGTCAGTCGTTGCGCCAACGTCGCAGGCCTCAACGGATTCGACAATCGAGCCAGTTGTCGCAGACGCTGCAGTTATCGAGAGTAGCGTTGCCATCCACAAGGCCGAAGGTACTGACGCCGATGCAGACGTGCTTGCCGCGACGATGACTGCGGCTGCACTACGTCGCTCAACTTGCTGCATTCCGCTATCTCAGATGCCCCTCGATCCATTGGAACGCCGGAAAGTTGATCGCTATCTCGATGTCACGAAGGCTGCGCTTCTCTTTGGTGGCCGGGTCCTGCTTGTTGAGGGAATAGCCGAAGCACTTCTGCTACCGGTCATCGCGAAGAAGTACACCTTGAAGGACCATCCAGACAAACTTCGCCTATTCAGATCTGCGGTTTTTGTCCCGATCGATGGAGTTGATTTCAGCCCATATGCGACGCTGCTACTAACCGGCGTGAATGGCGCGCGTATTGCGGACCGTGTGGTCATACTCACCGACGGCGATAAGGGAGCCGGCGACGACGAGGATGATGACGAAGACGAAGATACGCCGGCCGAAGCCGCCGATGACGCGAGCGACTTGGGAGAGGGGCCGATCCCGGGAGAGTTGCGCAAGGCAAAGTTAACCAAGCTCGCACAGACATTGGATGCGAGTGAACATCTTGTGGCAATCACAAGCGTCTACTCACTTGAGACTGAGCTCATCGAAGCCGGTAACGCCGATACCTTGCGCGAAGCGTATCTCGCGCTTCATCCCAAATCGAAGAAGAAGTGGGATAGTGCGGTAGCACTGAGTGGTGATGAACGTGCCAAAAAGATTCATAAGATCTTCAAAAAGACGCGCAAAGGCGACTTTGCGCAGATTCTTGCACGAATGATCGAGGACGGAGAGGCGTTCACGGTGCCCGGATACATTGCGCAAGCGATTGAAGAGGTGGTCGCAATATGA
- a CDS encoding DNA-binding protein, producing the protein MSDVLPDDTRLAAEIDRLKADFPKTRELYREVCALLFFRFGQTPTANRLYQLVKRGSMGTPAAVLGEFWAELREKSRVRIEHPDMPADLGAAAGELVATLWTRATASAQAELAALRAEVEAQRAESDQRVTAARAELERTETALEQRTTALLAAQVEVRELEKAQAEGHAARQALDAEISRLKAEAAARDRELENVREGFSRDLEKLRGTAERAEERLRATEKHALLEIDRERGASVKLQKEVDEATKRADRRESELRRAAEALQVQLGDVRHRAGVLEGRLEAAETANATLQQQLAARREADTREARPVRAESPTARPPSLRAIRKPAPSRKIAAATAPSSTSAARRKKRGQI; encoded by the coding sequence ATGAGCGACGTTCTCCCCGATGACACCCGCCTCGCGGCCGAGATCGACCGGCTGAAGGCCGACTTCCCGAAAACGCGCGAGCTGTACCGCGAGGTCTGCGCGCTGCTGTTCTTCCGCTTCGGCCAGACGCCGACGGCGAATCGCCTCTATCAGCTGGTGAAGCGCGGCAGCATGGGCACGCCGGCGGCCGTGCTCGGTGAGTTCTGGGCGGAACTGCGCGAGAAGAGCCGCGTGCGCATCGAGCACCCGGACATGCCGGCTGATCTCGGTGCCGCAGCCGGCGAGCTCGTCGCGACGCTGTGGACGCGGGCGACGGCGTCGGCGCAGGCGGAGCTGGCTGCGTTGCGGGCGGAAGTGGAAGCACAGCGCGCCGAGTCCGACCAGCGCGTCACGGCCGCGCGCGCTGAACTGGAACGCACGGAAACGGCGCTCGAGCAGCGCACGACCGCGCTGCTGGCCGCCCAGGTCGAGGTCCGGGAACTGGAAAAGGCGCAGGCGGAGGGGCACGCGGCGCGGCAGGCGCTCGACGCCGAGATCAGCCGGCTGAAGGCCGAAGCGGCGGCGCGCGATCGGGAACTTGAGAACGTAAGAGAGGGGTTTTCGCGGGACCTGGAGAAGCTACGCGGAACAGCGGAGCGGGCCGAGGAACGTCTGCGCGCCACGGAAAAGCACGCGCTGCTCGAGATCGACCGCGAACGTGGCGCCTCCGTGAAGCTGCAGAAGGAAGTCGACGAGGCCACAAAGCGGGCCGACCGGCGCGAGTCCGAACTTCGCCGCGCGGCCGAGGCACTGCAGGTGCAGCTCGGTGACGTTCGCCATCGCGCGGGGGTGCTGGAGGGGCGGCTCGAAGCCGCTGAGACGGCGAACGCAACGCTACAGCAACAGCTGGCGGCACGGCGCGAGGCCGATACCCGTGAGGCGCGACCCGTTCGCGCCGAGTCACCCACAGCAAGGCCGCCTTCGCTCCGTGCGATACGAAAACCAGCGCCGTCGCGCAAGATAGCAGCCGCCACCGCGCCATCCAGCACTTCCGCGGCACGGCGCAAAAAACGGGGCCAGATATAA
- a CDS encoding tyrosine-type recombinase/integrase, producing the protein MSTPPANDLVLAHPAPLERLVIPATLDGRAGTNRATGGVAQIAAANDLDAIRAWLARFTDRHTTFDSYRKEAERLLLWSLVHLGKPLSSLTHEDCLRYQRFLADPQPAATWIANAGAGGGRKHARGDARWRPFHGPLSPASIRQAMVILNVLFSWLVQAGYLAGSPLALSRQRTRKVAPRITRYLEPALWQEVKDAIASMPQDTARERARYHRARWLFTLLYLGGLRIAEVSGNTMGQFFVRRDADGAMRWWLTVHGKGDKERLVPATRELMSELSRYRQSLGMTALPSPHEATPLLLPIGSTADGSAKKAARGAGGRTSDGNHTAPTRPLTRAAVHTIVKEVFARAAGRLRDRGLEHAARADLLEKASAHWLRHTAGSHMADRQVDLRHVRDNFGHASLTTTSIYLHVDEDRRHQETDEKHRIDW; encoded by the coding sequence ATGTCTACACCACCCGCAAACGACCTCGTCCTGGCGCACCCCGCCCCGCTCGAACGGCTCGTGATTCCGGCCACGCTCGACGGCCGCGCGGGCACCAACCGCGCCACTGGCGGTGTGGCGCAGATCGCCGCCGCGAACGATCTGGATGCGATCCGCGCATGGCTCGCTCGTTTCACCGACAGGCACACGACCTTCGACAGCTACCGGAAAGAGGCCGAACGGCTGCTGCTGTGGTCGCTGGTGCACCTGGGCAAACCGCTCTCCTCGCTCACGCACGAGGACTGCCTGCGCTACCAGCGCTTCCTCGCCGATCCGCAGCCCGCCGCCACGTGGATCGCCAACGCCGGCGCGGGCGGCGGCCGCAAGCATGCGAGGGGCGATGCGCGCTGGCGTCCGTTTCACGGCCCGCTGTCCCCCGCCAGCATCCGCCAGGCGATGGTGATCCTGAATGTGCTGTTTTCGTGGCTGGTGCAGGCGGGGTACCTCGCCGGGAGCCCGCTCGCGCTGTCGCGCCAGCGCACGCGCAAGGTGGCGCCACGCATCACCCGCTATCTGGAGCCGGCCCTGTGGCAGGAGGTCAAGGACGCGATCGCCTCGATGCCGCAGGACACCGCACGTGAGCGTGCGCGCTACCACCGCGCGCGGTGGCTCTTTACGCTGCTGTATCTGGGCGGGCTGCGCATCGCCGAAGTGAGCGGCAACACGATGGGGCAGTTTTTCGTGCGACGCGATGCCGACGGCGCGATGCGCTGGTGGCTGACTGTGCACGGCAAGGGTGACAAGGAACGGCTGGTTCCCGCGACCCGTGAACTGATGAGCGAACTGTCGCGCTACCGGCAGTCGCTGGGGATGACGGCGCTGCCCTCGCCCCACGAAGCGACGCCGTTGCTGCTGCCAATCGGCAGCACGGCGGACGGGAGTGCGAAGAAGGCGGCGAGAGGCGCAGGCGGACGGACCTCAGACGGCAACCATACGGCACCGACCCGGCCGCTGACGCGGGCGGCCGTGCACACGATCGTCAAGGAGGTGTTTGCTCGCGCCGCCGGGCGGCTACGCGATCGTGGCCTCGAACACGCTGCTCGCGCTGACCTGCTGGAAAAGGCGTCGGCACACTGGCTGAGGCACACGGCCGGCTCGCACATGGCCGACCGTCAGGTGGATCTGCGGCACGTGCGCGACAACTTCGGGCATGCCTCGCTGACGACGACGAGCATCTACCTGCACGTCGACGAAGATCGCCGGCATCAGGAAACCGACGAGAAACACCGCATCGACTGGTGA
- a CDS encoding DUF1488 family protein: METIESEPQVTANRRGVAFTLVHQGRPVECVVTTAALEAWFWLEPRATEARMLKTFSDGYRRIRAIAERRLLAHPATTLELTPEDFARP, translated from the coding sequence ATGGAAACGATCGAATCTGAACCGCAGGTCACCGCGAATCGCCGCGGTGTAGCGTTCACCCTTGTGCACCAGGGACGTCCTGTCGAATGCGTCGTCACGACCGCTGCGCTCGAGGCCTGGTTCTGGCTCGAGCCACGGGCCACCGAGGCGCGGATGCTGAAAACGTTCAGCGACGGCTACCGGCGCATCCGCGCCATCGCCGAACGCAGGCTGCTGGCCCATCCAGCCACGACGCTCGAACTGACGCCGGAGGACTTCGCACGGCCCTGA
- a CDS encoding HU family DNA-binding protein, whose product MAPARRQELIDAVAASTGESKASTGEGEGEALDAILEAVTSAVTRGEAVQLIAFGSFSTGARSERTGRNPSTGETITIPAAKTVKFTAGNSFKDAVNAA is encoded by the coding sequence ATCGCTCCCGCCCGTCGGCAGGAACTCATCGACGCAGTCGCTGCCAGCACGGGCGAAAGCAAAGCCAGCACAGGCGAAGGCGAAGGCGAAGCCCTTGACGCGATTCTCGAGGCGGTTACATCCGCCGTCACACGTGGCGAGGCCGTGCAACTGATCGCCTTCGGATCGTTTTCGACGGGCGCCCGTTCGGAGCGCACCGGACGCAATCCCTCGACGGGCGAGACGATCACCATCCCGGCGGCCAAGACCGTCAAGTTTACGGCCGGCAACTCGTTCAAGGACGCCGTCAACGCCGCGTAG